A single genomic interval of Flavobacteriales bacterium harbors:
- a CDS encoding DEAD/DEAH box helicase family protein, which produces MNEAETRAELIDPALRAAGWGVVEGTRVRREFKITLGRLQGAAGKRNAADIADYILEYRGRMVAVVEAKKASEPVTQGLGQAKKYADKLKLRHAFSTNGRGIYQVDMLTGREGDVGAWPTPDELWKLSGYADFQPVAFPTIGRSTPKINWPERFGAIPFEDKSGSWQPRYYQDIAIQRVLDAIAQGKDRILLTLATGTGKTAIAFQIAWKLFHARWNIRRDGERRPRILFLADRNILADQAYSAFTAFPDDALVRISPDAVRKKGRVPTNGSIFFTIFQTFMSGPDGTPYFGDYPPDFFDLIIIDECHRGGANDESTWRAILEYFRPATQLGLTATPKRDVNVDTYRYFGEPVYTYSLKEGINDGFLTPFKVRQYRTNLDEYTFVGDDTVVEGEVEAGEHFAEDRFNVDIVIESRERFRVLTFLGQIDPREKTLVFCENQQHAALIRDLINQEKTVADPHYCHRVTADDGEIGEQHLRDFQDNEKSIPTILTTSQKLSTGVDARNVRHIVLLRRIKSMVEFKQIIGRGTRLYDGKDYFTIHDFTRSHELFHDPAWDGEEIDPGEPAPPRSKEPKPKKEPEQVTDALGEPRPKIRIKLADGKERQLSATVQTSFWSADGTPISVEQFIRQLFGELPHLFATEEELRALWSLPDTRKKLLDELAEKGYPLAQLQELQRIIDAQHSDLFDVLAYIAYSTPTQERAERAAQARSHFDHYTDQQRAFLDFVLQQYVNTGVEELQPEKLPVILQLKYKSIPDATRALGDVARIRETFVGFQRWLYSAE; this is translated from the coding sequence ATGAACGAGGCCGAGACCCGCGCCGAACTGATCGACCCCGCGCTGCGCGCGGCGGGCTGGGGCGTGGTGGAGGGCACCCGGGTGCGGCGGGAATTCAAGATCACCTTGGGGCGCTTGCAAGGTGCCGCGGGCAAGCGCAACGCTGCCGATATCGCCGACTACATCCTGGAATACCGGGGCCGCATGGTGGCCGTGGTGGAAGCCAAGAAGGCCAGCGAGCCCGTGACGCAGGGTCTGGGCCAGGCCAAGAAGTACGCCGACAAGCTCAAGCTGCGGCATGCTTTCAGCACCAATGGCCGGGGCATCTACCAAGTGGACATGCTCACGGGCCGCGAGGGCGATGTGGGCGCGTGGCCCACACCGGATGAGCTGTGGAAGCTGAGCGGGTACGCGGATTTCCAGCCGGTGGCCTTCCCCACCATCGGCCGCAGCACGCCCAAGATCAACTGGCCGGAGCGGTTCGGGGCCATCCCCTTCGAGGACAAGAGCGGCAGTTGGCAACCACGCTACTACCAGGACATCGCCATCCAGCGCGTGCTGGATGCCATCGCCCAAGGCAAGGACCGCATCCTGCTCACCCTGGCCACCGGCACAGGTAAAACGGCCATCGCCTTCCAGATCGCGTGGAAGCTCTTCCACGCCCGATGGAACATCAGGCGCGATGGGGAGCGCCGACCGCGCATCCTCTTCCTCGCCGATCGGAACATCCTGGCCGACCAAGCCTACAGCGCGTTCACGGCCTTCCCGGATGACGCCTTGGTGCGCATCAGTCCGGATGCGGTGCGCAAAAAGGGCCGCGTGCCCACGAACGGCAGCATCTTCTTCACCATCTTCCAGACCTTCATGAGCGGGCCGGATGGCACACCCTACTTCGGTGACTACCCGCCCGACTTCTTCGACCTGATCATCATCGATGAGTGTCACCGCGGCGGTGCCAACGACGAGAGCACGTGGCGCGCCATTCTGGAGTACTTCAGGCCCGCCACGCAACTGGGCCTTACCGCCACGCCCAAGCGCGATGTGAACGTGGACACCTACCGCTACTTCGGCGAGCCGGTCTACACCTACTCCCTGAAGGAGGGCATCAACGACGGCTTCCTCACGCCCTTCAAAGTGCGGCAGTACCGCACCAACCTGGACGAGTACACCTTCGTGGGTGACGATACCGTGGTGGAGGGCGAAGTGGAGGCGGGGGAGCACTTCGCAGAGGACAGGTTCAACGTGGATATCGTGATCGAGAGCCGGGAGCGGTTCCGGGTGCTCACCTTCCTGGGGCAGATCGACCCGAGGGAGAAGACGCTCGTATTCTGTGAGAACCAGCAGCACGCCGCGCTGATCCGCGACCTCATCAATCAGGAGAAGACCGTGGCCGACCCGCACTACTGCCACCGCGTGACCGCCGATGACGGCGAGATCGGGGAGCAGCATCTGCGGGACTTCCAGGACAACGAGAAGAGCATCCCCACCATCCTCACCACCAGCCAGAAGCTGAGCACCGGGGTGGATGCCCGCAACGTGCGCCACATCGTGCTGCTTCGTCGCATCAAGAGCATGGTGGAGTTCAAGCAGATCATCGGCCGGGGCACGCGCCTGTACGATGGCAAGGACTACTTCACCATCCACGACTTCACCCGCAGCCACGAGCTGTTCCACGACCCGGCTTGGGATGGCGAGGAGATCGACCCCGGCGAACCTGCGCCGCCACGCTCCAAAGAGCCCAAGCCGAAGAAGGAGCCCGAACAGGTGACCGATGCGCTGGGTGAGCCCCGGCCGAAGATCCGGATCAAGCTGGCCGATGGCAAGGAACGCCAGTTGAGCGCCACCGTGCAGACCAGCTTCTGGAGCGCCGATGGCACTCCGATCAGCGTGGAGCAGTTCATCCGCCAGTTGTTCGGTGAGCTGCCGCACCTGTTCGCCACGGAGGAGGAGTTACGGGCCTTGTGGAGCCTGCCCGATACGCGCAAGAAGCTGCTGGATGAACTGGCGGAGAAGGGCTACCCCCTGGCCCAGTTGCAGGAGCTGCAGCGCATCATCGATGCACAGCACAGCGACCTGTTCGATGTGCTGGCCTACATCGCCTACAGCACGCCCACGCAGGAGCGTGCGGAGCGTGCTGCGCAGGCCCGTTCCCATTTTGACCACTACACGGACCAGCAGCGCGCGTTCCTGGACTTCGTGCTGCAACAGTATGTGAACACGGGTGTGGAGGAGCTGCAACCCGAGAAGCTGCCTGTCATCCTGCAATTGAAGTACAAGTCCATCCCCGATGCCACCCGTGCGCTCGGTGATGTGGCCCGTATCCGGGAGACATTCGTTGGGTTCCAGCGGTGGTTATATAGTGCCGAATGA